One genomic window of Leptospira paudalimensis includes the following:
- a CDS encoding type Z 30S ribosomal protein S14, with translation MAKKSMMERHAKEQKFKVREYNRCPLCGRSRAYLRRFDMCRLCFRDLASKAQIPGVKKSSW, from the coding sequence ATGGCGAAAAAATCAATGATGGAACGCCACGCCAAAGAGCAAAAATTCAAAGTGAGAGAGTACAATCGTTGCCCTCTTTGTGGTCGATCACGCGCTTATTTGCGCCGCTTTGATATGTGTCGTCTTTGCTTCCGGGACCTTGCTAGCAAGGCTCAGATCCCCGGTGTGAAAAAGTCCTCCTGGTAA
- the rpsH gene encoding 30S ribosomal protein S8 — protein sequence MSLSDPIADMLTRIRNAQQAKHELCVIPGSKIKKSILDLLKEEGFVDDVQTVKNGSFDDFQVKLKYDTEKKPVIRMIERVSTPGRRVYIQSGEIRPFRNNIGTLILSTSKGVMTGKRARKLRVGGEVLCKVF from the coding sequence ATGAGTCTTTCAGATCCAATCGCAGATATGCTAACAAGAATTAGAAACGCACAACAAGCTAAACATGAGCTTTGTGTGATTCCTGGTAGCAAAATCAAAAAGTCCATCCTAGATCTTCTCAAAGAAGAAGGTTTTGTAGATGATGTCCAAACTGTAAAAAATGGAAGTTTTGATGACTTCCAAGTAAAATTGAAATACGACACAGAGAAAAAACCTGTGATCCGTATGATTGAACGTGTTTCCACACCAGGACGACGGGTATATATCCAGTCTGGTGAAATCCGTCCTTTCCGAAATAACATCGGAACACTCATCCTTTCGACTTCGAAAGGTGTGATGACGGGAAAACGCGCTCGTAAACTCAGAGTAGGAGGGGAAGT